In Romeriopsis navalis LEGE 11480, one DNA window encodes the following:
- a CDS encoding choice-of-anchor L domain-containing protein: MKLISTLGSTLVILAGLGLMPAAANAQFFSVEQSSDPQRLQTSLFGNQTDLNITGFDLGAIPGGFGLYENGDFLGLAPTGLVINTGQVEGLAARNCADGVNPVILGDATRPCNDRVQPTPFANDLNLNSNFVEINDNGEEIDIPDEVILKIIFDANQSGQLNLRYVFGSEAYPEFVPPAPSADDDFFQISRLNADGEQQLTRTSVGTAAFQSNLIGTDNSLQTALDGLTQPIDISIPFTIGQNQFVFRLADVGIDEGFDSTVFIQQISVESDPIESIPTPSLVFGFAWMGFLRWRDRLKQR, encoded by the coding sequence ATGAAACTGATCTCAACCCTTGGTTCAACCCTCGTCATCTTGGCCGGTCTCGGTTTGATGCCAGCGGCTGCCAACGCACAGTTTTTCAGCGTTGAACAAAGCAGTGATCCACAGCGGCTACAAACCAGCTTATTTGGCAATCAAACCGACCTCAATATCACGGGATTCGATTTAGGCGCAATTCCCGGTGGGTTTGGATTGTATGAGAATGGCGACTTTCTGGGCCTAGCGCCAACGGGCTTAGTCATCAATACAGGGCAGGTTGAGGGATTAGCCGCCAGAAACTGCGCGGATGGTGTCAACCCAGTGATTCTGGGTGATGCTACTCGCCCATGCAACGATCGCGTCCAACCAACGCCCTTTGCCAATGATCTAAATCTGAACTCGAATTTCGTCGAAATCAACGACAATGGCGAAGAAATAGACATCCCTGACGAGGTGATTCTCAAAATCATCTTTGACGCCAACCAATCCGGTCAGTTGAACCTCCGATATGTCTTTGGCTCGGAGGCATACCCCGAATTTGTCCCACCAGCCCCATCCGCTGATGATGATTTCTTTCAGATCAGCCGCTTGAATGCTGATGGGGAACAACAGCTCACCCGAACCAGCGTCGGCACGGCAGCATTCCAGAGTAATCTAATCGGCACAGACAATAGTTTACAAACGGCGCTTGATGGCCTGACACAACCAATTGATATCAGCATTCCCTTTACGATCGGGCAAAATCAATTCGTTTTTCGGTTAGCTGATGTTGGGATTGATGAAGGATTTGATTCCACCGTTTTCATTCAGCAGATCTCCGTAGAATCTGATCCAATTGAGTCTATTCCTACACCATCGCTAGTTTTTGGGTTTGCGTGGATGGGATTTTTGCGCTGGCGTGATCGGCTCAAACAGCGTTAA
- a CDS encoding DNA double-strand break repair nuclease NurA: MPIKPSQIIKQLQDKREDFSNFDQETFQILELYRSALKTAMATPSAAIIQQLQDIRECGAIPLEPITQDQSWILPFQTDWRSREESLAWVRKLLLGISTFAVDGSQIYPGRDLSIPIALVQIGWFENLHVPDGEYVKDIAAEVMTPTELRSERGDMADRKVNLRRFEMEVNRIIQYFEDNQKSDTALAFFDGSLVASFAEAFDEKTRQVYVNAICKLLEASQYFRVPVVGYIDTTSARDLTAMLRQLHHLPEPGAIQDAQLLNKIDHREMAWGERTPIFCCRRSGILNEYTESSGAIAFTYLKTNRDSLPARLEMPIWMYEAGIADRIIDWVRGEVIIGSGYPYVLETADQVAVVQGKDRQAFYKLFQDWAQAEELKLRLSRKMVSKMRRR; this comes from the coding sequence ATGCCAATCAAACCCTCACAAATTATCAAACAACTGCAGGATAAACGCGAAGACTTTAGCAACTTTGATCAAGAGACGTTCCAGATTCTTGAGCTGTACCGTAGTGCGCTCAAAACAGCCATGGCTACTCCCAGTGCGGCCATCATCCAACAACTCCAAGATATCCGGGAATGTGGGGCAATCCCCTTAGAGCCAATCACTCAAGACCAAAGCTGGATTTTGCCGTTCCAGACCGACTGGCGGAGTCGTGAGGAAAGTCTGGCCTGGGTCCGTAAGTTGCTCTTGGGCATTTCCACCTTTGCGGTCGATGGCTCCCAGATTTACCCCGGGCGTGACCTTTCAATTCCAATCGCGCTGGTTCAAATTGGTTGGTTCGAAAATTTACACGTACCAGATGGCGAGTACGTCAAAGACATCGCGGCAGAAGTGATGACACCAACAGAACTCCGATCAGAACGGGGCGATATGGCCGATCGCAAGGTTAATCTGCGCCGGTTTGAAATGGAAGTCAATCGGATCATCCAATATTTTGAAGACAATCAGAAATCTGACACTGCATTAGCTTTTTTTGATGGTTCTTTAGTGGCCAGTTTTGCCGAAGCTTTTGATGAAAAAACTCGCCAGGTCTACGTCAACGCAATTTGCAAGTTACTTGAAGCCAGTCAATATTTTCGGGTGCCGGTTGTTGGTTACATTGACACAACTTCCGCCCGTGACCTGACGGCGATGCTCCGCCAGTTGCATCACTTACCGGAACCAGGCGCGATTCAAGACGCACAGTTACTAAATAAAATCGATCACCGGGAAATGGCGTGGGGGGAACGCACACCGATTTTTTGCTGTCGCCGATCGGGGATCCTGAATGAATATACAGAAAGCAGCGGCGCGATCGCCTTTACCTACCTCAAAACCAATCGCGATAGCTTACCGGCCCGTCTAGAGATGCCAATCTGGATGTATGAAGCCGGAATTGCCGATCGGATTATTGATTGGGTTCGGGGTGAAGTCATCATTGGCAGTGGCTATCCCTACGTGCTCGAAACAGCTGACCAAGTTGCCGTCGTGCAAGGCAAGGATCGGCAAGCGTTTTACAAGCTTTTTCAAGATTGGGCCCAGGCAGAAGAACTGAAGCTCCGGCTCTCGCGCAAGATGGTCAGCAAAATGCGCCGCCGCTAA